The DNA window ATACCTCACTTAACGCATCCAAGGGCTGTGTTTCTCTTTTCCACAGCTGCATCACATTATTAGTGCATGTTCATCCTGTGATTGACTTATACACCTGGGTGTGTCTCTTCCTCTTTCACCTGTTAACACCCTTCCCCAGCCGGTGTATAGTTGAAATTCCTGCATGAGCTTGTGTGTTAGGCCCTCCTTGGGCTCTTGTAAATTTAGGTCATAGCAAACCTGGAAATAGTCCTTTCCTGGTTTTCTATCTGATCCAGAGTAAAATTGTGTTGGCAGGTAATTCTTCACAAAATGTCTGATGGGTTTGGATTTGAGGTTGTAGTATTGGCACATtcataactataataaatataTCTGTGCTTTTAGTTTGAAAATGGAATGATTGAAACTTAAGTTGAGCAGCTGTCAAAACATGAAGTATTACTTGTTTCTTTGAGACACACGCAATTCCTTTTTTGTTATATGTCCACACGCTGATATCCATCAATCAAATTTTGTCTCTTACAGTTGAGAGTGAACTTTGGAGCAGGGGAACGAGTGCTGCGTTCTCAACGGAGCTCCCTGCTAAATGATTTAGCCTGGCACCTGGTTGAATTGCATCATGAAAATGATACTGTCACACTGGTAATTGATAAACATTATAGAACTAGTACAAAAATGCCTGGGATTCTTTATCAATTAAATATAGAACACGGACTCTACATTGGTGGGAGCGGTACCCTGGATGTTCCTTACCTTGACAGAGCACTAGCCAATTTCCGAGGATGTATAGCTGATGTAGTATTTAATCAGCATGAGATCCTAACATCCCTGAGACCGTATCCTAGGTTCAGAAATGTTCATGAAGTGTCAATGGGGTGCAGTGATGAATTCTTTGCAGGGGAAGATGAGCCCATCAGTTTCTTTAGCTCCAAGTCATATGTTTCTTTCCCGCTGTGGAATGTCCAGGGAGAAGGACGCTTGGAGTGTGCAGTTCAGACTTCAGCTCAGCGAGGCTTGCTGCTTTATAATTCTGGACGAGCAGGAGATTTCATTGCAGTGGAAATTGAGGATGGACTAATTAAGGCCCACATTGGAAAAAGTAAAAGTAGAATGCACCTTTCCTCTCTAAAGATAGTGAGTGATAACAAGTGGCACACCATTGAGTTGAAATTTACTGCACAGTATTTGCAGCTGATGATAGATGGGGAAACAGTGAAAACAGTACTGCCTTCCCACAGCAAGTTACCCCTTCTTAAAGGGCCACTCTTTGTTGGTGGTGTGGATGACAGCATGCGGGTAGAAGTGATAAAGTTAGAGCTAACCTCAGTTTCTGGAAAATACGCCAGAGGAGGATCCTTCAAAGGTTGCATAAGAGACCTGAAAGCCAATTCAGAAAAGAGATCATTAAATAATGTTATGGTTTCAAAAGATGTTTCGGCTGGATGTAGAACAGAGGATTCTTTTAATACAAATTCTTCAATAGTGACAATAGAAAAGACTCCTGTTGTAACAGCAACTCCCACTTCTGTCAGTTTTCCTGAAATCTCTGAACCTAAAGGCAAAGAAGACAGCGGCCATTTCTTGTTTCTAAATACCTTGATTGTTCCAGAAGGTGGAAAAGGTTCACTTGAATCTAAacatattaaattaaatttagacTTTAAGAAATTAGGGGTTCATCAGTCAcacatcctttttaaaataaaggagcAGCCCTTTCATGGTAGCTTGAGGTTAGATACTGAACCAGAGCAGGAGAAGGACACATTTACTATGTTAGACCTTTCGCAAGGGAGAGTTCTGTATGTCCATGATGGTTCTGAAGACACTTATGATTATTTTACTTTTTCCATTTCTGCTAGTAGTAAAAAGGACATGTTTCCATATCTGCAAGGaaatgagcagcatgtgtttaggATTACTGTCACTCCAACAAACGATGCTCCTGAACTTATGCTCCCTGAGGGAAACTTATTTCTTTTGATAGAGAACTCAAAGAAATGCTTGACTGATGACCTAATACAGATTTCAGATCAAGACACAGACTCTGCAGCTCTCAGTCTTTCAGTACTTGGAAATCTGAACACAGATGCAGGATTTTTAGAAAATTCCAAGTATCCCGGGAGAGCCATTACTACTTTTTCTAATGAGGAGTTAAAAGAAGGCAACATTTTCTTTGTCCACACTGGGGTCAAGAACTCAAGGATTATACTGCGAGCAAGTGATGGAGAGAAAGTGAGCAACACAGTTGTGTTGCGTGTCATGGCTGTTCCATTGGATTATAAAATTGTCAACAACACAGGAATAAAATTGCTACAAGGCACTGCAGCCTTGATCACACTCAGCCACTTGGCAGTTGAAACAAATGCCATCCAGCAAGAGATGGAGATACGAtatgaaatcacagaatcacccCAATTTGGTGAAATTCAAAGGCGACATTCTGGTGGAGAGTGGAAGCAAGTAAACGTGTTCTCTCAGCGCTCCATGGAGCGCAGCCGTGTGAGGTACTATAATATTTTCAAGGAAATACAGATGGAAAATGTtacagatcattttaaatttaagATTTGCATTGGAAATAAAATCAGTGACGAGTTTGTGTTTCCAATCACGGTGAAGTGGTTGAGGTATAATTTATTGAAACATGTTCCTCTAgaaattgaaaaaacaaaaaataaatgtctGAATTCAGATAATCTTTTTGCTGTAATGGTGGATATAGAACTACCTGAAAGTGAACTTAATTATAAGTTGTTGTCTTTACCCAAGAAAGGGCAAATTCTCCTTAACAGCCGACCCTTGAAAAAAGATTCAACATTTAGCCAAAAAAATATTACAGATCGTCAAGTAGAATATGAATTAATTGACAGAGCCCATGAGAACATTCAGGATTCCTTTAGATTCCTGATTTTTACTAAGTATTTGACGTCAAATGTCTATGATTTCAAAATCAATATTAAAGCCCAGCTCACGAGCATTATTTTGACAAACAATGGCTTGACCATAACTGAAGGTGAAGGCGCACTAATAACAAAAAGCAGATTGTTTGCACAAACCCTGGA is part of the Carettochelys insculpta isolate YL-2023 chromosome 5, ASM3395843v1, whole genome shotgun sequence genome and encodes:
- the LOC142013765 gene encoding chondroitin sulfate proteoglycan 4-like isoform X2 encodes the protein MAPGCGAPGGGLRSALLPLLALGLRALAVSFYGDGYVELNIRESSIRTSLQLRFLTSRPQGLLFLAAGKEDHCLVELHSGYLQLRVNFGAGERVLRSQRSSLLNDLAWHLVELHHENDTVTLVIDKHYRTSTKMPGILYQLNIEHGLYIGGSGTLDVPYLDRALANFRGCIADVVFNQHEILTSLRPYPRFRNVHEVSMGCSDEFFAGEDEPISFFSSKSYVSFPLWNVQGEGRLECAVQTSAQRGLLLYNSGRAGDFIAVEIEDGLIKAHIGKSKSRMHLSSLKIVSDNKWHTIELKFTAQYLQLMIDGETVKTVLPSHSKLPLLKGPLFVGGVDDSMRVEVIKLELTSVSGKYARGGSFKGCIRDLKANSEKRSLNNVMVSKDVSAGCRTEDSFNTNSSIVTIEKTPVVTATPTSVSFPEISEPKGKEDSGHFLFLNTLIVPEGGKGSLESKHIKLNLDFKKLGVHQSHILFKIKEQPFHGSLRLDTEPEQEKDTFTMLDLSQGRVLYVHDGSEDTYDYFTFSISASSKKDMFPYLQGNEQHVFRITVTPTNDAPELMLPEGNLFLLIENSKKCLTDDLIQISDQDTDSAALSLSVLGNLNTDAGFLENSKYPGRAITTFSNEELKEGNIFFVHTGVKNSRIILRASDGEKVSNTVVLRVMAVPLDYKIVNNTGIKLLQGTAALITLSHLAVETNAIQQEMEIRYEITESPQFGEIQRRHSGGEWKQVNVFSQRSMERSRVRYYNIFKEIQMENVTDHFKFKICIGNKISDEFVFPITVKWLRYNLLKHVPLEIEKTKNKCLNSDNLFAVMVDIELPESELNYKLLSLPKKGQILLNSRPLKKDSTFSQKNITDRQVEYELIDRAHENIQDSFRFLIFTKYLTSNVYDFKINIKAQLTSIILTNNGLTITEGEGALITKSRLFAQTLDNKSFQYKVTRSPQHGKLKLINFSDSPQSNDNVTTFGDQDIIDERLMYVHDDTETTYDEFLVTAFTKELGEWVSSAAGTESLSAEIKFNISVELKNDEKPVRVVEKVFHVVKNGQRLLTLADLCYHDPDSDFDDRQLLYTRRGIPNGDLTLVNDTNHRLYQFKQEDLEQKRVLFTHSGADYGRFVLFVTDGKHYTSSLLEVSASDPYVRLANNTGLLVQKGKEKIITTTNLSAITNQDIRGDHEIIYEIFLSPKHGKICVNNLATDSFTQLDLKRGHVIYRHDDSNNLVDIFNFTVYAKGIHQDAGMYVLMYLESHQCPPKIVRNNNLLVEEGKPVKISKGKLQVVHENSSPSEIVFTLRAPPVHGYIRKFASEEGYLGAEQKPVLTFTQQDIDDGNVQYVQTVSEQLQDHFLLDVTDGVQVVSGIEIFVEIIPKLIPLEVQNLTVIEGGSKALVEDYLKIANQHFTGLNCEFILVEPPKNGHVGNTRFPGVKLSRFTRKQLEQELIYYIHDGSEELADNFTVIANNTELWKQSSPQTIFVTVMSVNDEAPVISTNKILRVWVGSVTEITVDDLCAEDKDSSASELVYSVTPPSNGHLALKSSPNKSILDFTQAHIKEGQLVFVHNGAMSGGFNFQVTDGLNFAPRQIFSITARTLVINVETNKGLTVFPGSRKLISSHDLKAVTNDVANTENRTITFTVVRAPKLGRLIKTGFNNISQEISTFTQSMVLLSRKGVKS